Proteins from a genomic interval of Zonotrichia albicollis isolate bZonAlb1 chromosome 27, bZonAlb1.hap1, whole genome shotgun sequence:
- the B3GAT1 gene encoding galactosylgalactosylxylosylprotein 3-beta-glucuronosyltransferase 1 isoform X3 codes for MDDGGDSQRDLAAGLDSKEYCLSDRDIVEVVRTEYVYTRPPPWSDTLPTIHVVTPTYSRPVQKAELTRLANTLLHVPNLHWILVEDSQRRTPLITRLLRDTGLNYTHLNVETPRNYKLRGDMRDPRIPRGTMQRNLALRWLRETFHKNYSQPGIVYFADDDNTYSLELFEEMRSTRKVSVWPVAFVGGLRYESPKVNAAGKVYGWKTVFDPHRPFAIDMAGFAVNLRLILQRSQAYFKLRGVKGGYQESSLLRELVTLSDLEPKAANCTKILVWHTRTEKPVLVNEGKKGFTDPNVEI; via the exons ATGG ATGATGGTGGTGACTCCCAGCGTGATCTCGCTGCAGGCTTGGACTCCAAGGAATACTGCCTGTCGGACCGGGACATAGTGGAGGTGGTGAGGACAGAGTACGTTTACACGCGCCCACCCCCGTGGTCGGACACGCTGCCCACCATCCACGTGGTCACCCCCACCTACAGCCGGCCCGtgcagaaggcagagctgaCCAGGCTGGCCAACACGCTGCTGCACGTGCCCAACCTGCACTGGATCCTGGTGGAGGACTCGCAGCGCCGCACGCCGCTCATCACCCGCCTGCTGCGGGACACGGGGCTCAACTACACCCACCTGAACGTGGAGACCCCCCGCAACTACAAACTGCGCGGGGACATGAGGGACCCCCGCATCCCCCGCGGCACCATGCAGAGGAACCTGGCCCTCAGGTGGCTCAGAGAGACCTTTCACAAAAACTACAGCCAGCCCGGGATTGTTTACTTTGCTGATGATGATAACACCTACAGCCTGGAGCTCTTTGAGGAG ATGCGCAGCACCAGGAAGGTGTCGGTGTGGCCCGTGGCCTTTGTGGGCGGCCTGCGCTATGAGTCGCCCAAGGTGAACGCGGCGGGGAAGGTGTACGGCTGGAAAACCGTCTTCGACCCTCACCGGCCCTTTGCCATCGACATGGCTGGCTTTGCTGTCAACCTCAGGCTCATCCTGCAGCGCTCCCAGGCCTACTTCAAACTGCGCGGGGTCAAGGGCGGCTACCAGGAGAGCAGCCTGCTCCGCGAGCTGGTCACCCTCAGCGACCTCGAGCCCAAGGCTGCCAACTGCACTAAG ATTTTAGTGTGGCACACAAGGACAGAGAAGCCTGTGCTGGTGAACGAGGGCAAGAAAGGATTCACAGATCCCAATGTGGAAATCTGA
- the B3GAT1 gene encoding galactosylgalactosylxylosylprotein 3-beta-glucuronosyltransferase 1 isoform X1 has translation MGNEELWAQSVLEMPKRRDILAIVLIVLPWTLLITVWHQSTIAPLLAVHKDDGGDSQRDLAAGLDSKEYCLSDRDIVEVVRTEYVYTRPPPWSDTLPTIHVVTPTYSRPVQKAELTRLANTLLHVPNLHWILVEDSQRRTPLITRLLRDTGLNYTHLNVETPRNYKLRGDMRDPRIPRGTMQRNLALRWLRETFHKNYSQPGIVYFADDDNTYSLELFEEMRSTRKVSVWPVAFVGGLRYESPKVNAAGKVYGWKTVFDPHRPFAIDMAGFAVNLRLILQRSQAYFKLRGVKGGYQESSLLRELVTLSDLEPKAANCTKILVWHTRTEKPVLVNEGKKGFTDPNVEI, from the exons ATGG GTAATGAGGAGCTGTGGGCCCAGTCAGTCTTGGAGATGCCGAAGAGACGAGACATCCTGGCTATCGTGCTGATAGTTCTGCCCTGGACACTGCTAATCACCGTGTGGCACCAGAGCACCATTGCTCCTCTGCTTGCAGTGCACAAGG ATGATGGTGGTGACTCCCAGCGTGATCTCGCTGCAGGCTTGGACTCCAAGGAATACTGCCTGTCGGACCGGGACATAGTGGAGGTGGTGAGGACAGAGTACGTTTACACGCGCCCACCCCCGTGGTCGGACACGCTGCCCACCATCCACGTGGTCACCCCCACCTACAGCCGGCCCGtgcagaaggcagagctgaCCAGGCTGGCCAACACGCTGCTGCACGTGCCCAACCTGCACTGGATCCTGGTGGAGGACTCGCAGCGCCGCACGCCGCTCATCACCCGCCTGCTGCGGGACACGGGGCTCAACTACACCCACCTGAACGTGGAGACCCCCCGCAACTACAAACTGCGCGGGGACATGAGGGACCCCCGCATCCCCCGCGGCACCATGCAGAGGAACCTGGCCCTCAGGTGGCTCAGAGAGACCTTTCACAAAAACTACAGCCAGCCCGGGATTGTTTACTTTGCTGATGATGATAACACCTACAGCCTGGAGCTCTTTGAGGAG ATGCGCAGCACCAGGAAGGTGTCGGTGTGGCCCGTGGCCTTTGTGGGCGGCCTGCGCTATGAGTCGCCCAAGGTGAACGCGGCGGGGAAGGTGTACGGCTGGAAAACCGTCTTCGACCCTCACCGGCCCTTTGCCATCGACATGGCTGGCTTTGCTGTCAACCTCAGGCTCATCCTGCAGCGCTCCCAGGCCTACTTCAAACTGCGCGGGGTCAAGGGCGGCTACCAGGAGAGCAGCCTGCTCCGCGAGCTGGTCACCCTCAGCGACCTCGAGCCCAAGGCTGCCAACTGCACTAAG ATTTTAGTGTGGCACACAAGGACAGAGAAGCCTGTGCTGGTGAACGAGGGCAAGAAAGGATTCACAGATCCCAATGTGGAAATCTGA
- the B3GAT1 gene encoding galactosylgalactosylxylosylprotein 3-beta-glucuronosyltransferase 1 isoform X4, with protein sequence MGLDSKEYCLSDRDIVEVVRTEYVYTRPPPWSDTLPTIHVVTPTYSRPVQKAELTRLANTLLHVPNLHWILVEDSQRRTPLITRLLRDTGLNYTHLNVETPRNYKLRGDMRDPRIPRGTMQRNLALRWLRETFHKNYSQPGIVYFADDDNTYSLELFEEMRSTRKVSVWPVAFVGGLRYESPKVNAAGKVYGWKTVFDPHRPFAIDMAGFAVNLRLILQRSQAYFKLRGVKGGYQESSLLRELVTLSDLEPKAANCTKILVWHTRTEKPVLVNEGKKGFTDPNVEI encoded by the exons ATGG GCTTGGACTCCAAGGAATACTGCCTGTCGGACCGGGACATAGTGGAGGTGGTGAGGACAGAGTACGTTTACACGCGCCCACCCCCGTGGTCGGACACGCTGCCCACCATCCACGTGGTCACCCCCACCTACAGCCGGCCCGtgcagaaggcagagctgaCCAGGCTGGCCAACACGCTGCTGCACGTGCCCAACCTGCACTGGATCCTGGTGGAGGACTCGCAGCGCCGCACGCCGCTCATCACCCGCCTGCTGCGGGACACGGGGCTCAACTACACCCACCTGAACGTGGAGACCCCCCGCAACTACAAACTGCGCGGGGACATGAGGGACCCCCGCATCCCCCGCGGCACCATGCAGAGGAACCTGGCCCTCAGGTGGCTCAGAGAGACCTTTCACAAAAACTACAGCCAGCCCGGGATTGTTTACTTTGCTGATGATGATAACACCTACAGCCTGGAGCTCTTTGAGGAG ATGCGCAGCACCAGGAAGGTGTCGGTGTGGCCCGTGGCCTTTGTGGGCGGCCTGCGCTATGAGTCGCCCAAGGTGAACGCGGCGGGGAAGGTGTACGGCTGGAAAACCGTCTTCGACCCTCACCGGCCCTTTGCCATCGACATGGCTGGCTTTGCTGTCAACCTCAGGCTCATCCTGCAGCGCTCCCAGGCCTACTTCAAACTGCGCGGGGTCAAGGGCGGCTACCAGGAGAGCAGCCTGCTCCGCGAGCTGGTCACCCTCAGCGACCTCGAGCCCAAGGCTGCCAACTGCACTAAG ATTTTAGTGTGGCACACAAGGACAGAGAAGCCTGTGCTGGTGAACGAGGGCAAGAAAGGATTCACAGATCCCAATGTGGAAATCTGA
- the B3GAT1 gene encoding galactosylgalactosylxylosylprotein 3-beta-glucuronosyltransferase 1 isoform X2, with amino-acid sequence MGNEELWAQSVLEMPKRRDILAIVLIVLPWTLLITVWHQSTIAPLLAVHKGLDSKEYCLSDRDIVEVVRTEYVYTRPPPWSDTLPTIHVVTPTYSRPVQKAELTRLANTLLHVPNLHWILVEDSQRRTPLITRLLRDTGLNYTHLNVETPRNYKLRGDMRDPRIPRGTMQRNLALRWLRETFHKNYSQPGIVYFADDDNTYSLELFEEMRSTRKVSVWPVAFVGGLRYESPKVNAAGKVYGWKTVFDPHRPFAIDMAGFAVNLRLILQRSQAYFKLRGVKGGYQESSLLRELVTLSDLEPKAANCTKILVWHTRTEKPVLVNEGKKGFTDPNVEI; translated from the exons ATGG GTAATGAGGAGCTGTGGGCCCAGTCAGTCTTGGAGATGCCGAAGAGACGAGACATCCTGGCTATCGTGCTGATAGTTCTGCCCTGGACACTGCTAATCACCGTGTGGCACCAGAGCACCATTGCTCCTCTGCTTGCAGTGCACAAGG GCTTGGACTCCAAGGAATACTGCCTGTCGGACCGGGACATAGTGGAGGTGGTGAGGACAGAGTACGTTTACACGCGCCCACCCCCGTGGTCGGACACGCTGCCCACCATCCACGTGGTCACCCCCACCTACAGCCGGCCCGtgcagaaggcagagctgaCCAGGCTGGCCAACACGCTGCTGCACGTGCCCAACCTGCACTGGATCCTGGTGGAGGACTCGCAGCGCCGCACGCCGCTCATCACCCGCCTGCTGCGGGACACGGGGCTCAACTACACCCACCTGAACGTGGAGACCCCCCGCAACTACAAACTGCGCGGGGACATGAGGGACCCCCGCATCCCCCGCGGCACCATGCAGAGGAACCTGGCCCTCAGGTGGCTCAGAGAGACCTTTCACAAAAACTACAGCCAGCCCGGGATTGTTTACTTTGCTGATGATGATAACACCTACAGCCTGGAGCTCTTTGAGGAG ATGCGCAGCACCAGGAAGGTGTCGGTGTGGCCCGTGGCCTTTGTGGGCGGCCTGCGCTATGAGTCGCCCAAGGTGAACGCGGCGGGGAAGGTGTACGGCTGGAAAACCGTCTTCGACCCTCACCGGCCCTTTGCCATCGACATGGCTGGCTTTGCTGTCAACCTCAGGCTCATCCTGCAGCGCTCCCAGGCCTACTTCAAACTGCGCGGGGTCAAGGGCGGCTACCAGGAGAGCAGCCTGCTCCGCGAGCTGGTCACCCTCAGCGACCTCGAGCCCAAGGCTGCCAACTGCACTAAG ATTTTAGTGTGGCACACAAGGACAGAGAAGCCTGTGCTGGTGAACGAGGGCAAGAAAGGATTCACAGATCCCAATGTGGAAATCTGA
- the B3GAT1 gene encoding galactosylgalactosylxylosylprotein 3-beta-glucuronosyltransferase 1 isoform X5, translating into MPKRRDILAIVLIVLPWTLLITVWHQSTIAPLLAVHKDDGGDSQRDLAAGLDSKEYCLSDRDIVEVVRTEYVYTRPPPWSDTLPTIHVVTPTYSRPVQKAELTRLANTLLHVPNLHWILVEDSQRRTPLITRLLRDTGLNYTHLNVETPRNYKLRGDMRDPRIPRGTMQRNLALRWLRETFHKNYSQPGIVYFADDDNTYSLELFEEMRSTRKVSVWPVAFVGGLRYESPKVNAAGKVYGWKTVFDPHRPFAIDMAGFAVNLRLILQRSQAYFKLRGVKGGYQESSLLRELVTLSDLEPKAANCTKILVWHTRTEKPVLVNEGKKGFTDPNVEI; encoded by the exons ATGCCGAAGAGACGAGACATCCTGGCTATCGTGCTGATAGTTCTGCCCTGGACACTGCTAATCACCGTGTGGCACCAGAGCACCATTGCTCCTCTGCTTGCAGTGCACAAGG ATGATGGTGGTGACTCCCAGCGTGATCTCGCTGCAGGCTTGGACTCCAAGGAATACTGCCTGTCGGACCGGGACATAGTGGAGGTGGTGAGGACAGAGTACGTTTACACGCGCCCACCCCCGTGGTCGGACACGCTGCCCACCATCCACGTGGTCACCCCCACCTACAGCCGGCCCGtgcagaaggcagagctgaCCAGGCTGGCCAACACGCTGCTGCACGTGCCCAACCTGCACTGGATCCTGGTGGAGGACTCGCAGCGCCGCACGCCGCTCATCACCCGCCTGCTGCGGGACACGGGGCTCAACTACACCCACCTGAACGTGGAGACCCCCCGCAACTACAAACTGCGCGGGGACATGAGGGACCCCCGCATCCCCCGCGGCACCATGCAGAGGAACCTGGCCCTCAGGTGGCTCAGAGAGACCTTTCACAAAAACTACAGCCAGCCCGGGATTGTTTACTTTGCTGATGATGATAACACCTACAGCCTGGAGCTCTTTGAGGAG ATGCGCAGCACCAGGAAGGTGTCGGTGTGGCCCGTGGCCTTTGTGGGCGGCCTGCGCTATGAGTCGCCCAAGGTGAACGCGGCGGGGAAGGTGTACGGCTGGAAAACCGTCTTCGACCCTCACCGGCCCTTTGCCATCGACATGGCTGGCTTTGCTGTCAACCTCAGGCTCATCCTGCAGCGCTCCCAGGCCTACTTCAAACTGCGCGGGGTCAAGGGCGGCTACCAGGAGAGCAGCCTGCTCCGCGAGCTGGTCACCCTCAGCGACCTCGAGCCCAAGGCTGCCAACTGCACTAAG ATTTTAGTGTGGCACACAAGGACAGAGAAGCCTGTGCTGGTGAACGAGGGCAAGAAAGGATTCACAGATCCCAATGTGGAAATCTGA